In Anaerolineales bacterium, one DNA window encodes the following:
- a CDS encoding response regulator, with product MTDAMKTVMIIEDDPDAAEMFAEMMRVNGYRVIKMFSSAPAIPIITQEKPDIIILDIMMPDITGLEVLRYMRREPDLAVIPVIVVSAKSMPGDIKMGLEAGASLYLTKPVGFLDLKQAVEKLLKAPA from the coding sequence GTGACTGATGCAATGAAGACAGTGATGATCATCGAAGATGACCCGGATGCCGCCGAAATGTTCGCGGAAATGATGCGGGTCAACGGATATCGTGTCATAAAGATGTTTTCCAGCGCCCCGGCCATTCCGATCATCACGCAGGAAAAACCGGACATTATCATCCTTGATATCATGATGCCCGACATCACCGGTCTCGAAGTACTGCGCTACATGCGCCGTGAACCGGATCTGGCTGTCATTCCCGTCATCGTAGTTTCCGCCAAAAGCATGCCGGGCGACATCAAAATGGGTCTTGAGGCGGGTGCATCCCTTTACCTTACCAAACCCGTTGGCTTTCTCGACCTTAAACAAGCCGTGGAAAAACTACTTAAAGCTCCCGCATGA
- the thpR gene encoding RNA 2',3'-cyclic phosphodiesterase yields the protein MNHLRAFIAVDPPDSLQDAIEKNTILLRETLGDDLVRWIPAQNMHLTLKFMGNIAAAHVDFLKQLITRAADSHPPFDLQISGLGSYPNSKLPRVLWAGIHAPADLASLQKAIEAGASRLGYERDGRPFSPHLTLGRVRQNIDPAALQRVRTALDSIQISAIGSARIDSVHLYKSELHSSGSVYTKLFSAALKQ from the coding sequence ATGAATCATTTGCGCGCCTTCATCGCCGTTGACCCGCCTGACTCACTTCAAGACGCAATCGAAAAGAATACCATTCTCCTGCGTGAAACCCTGGGGGATGACCTTGTCCGCTGGATCCCCGCACAAAACATGCATCTGACCTTAAAATTCATGGGCAACATAGCCGCCGCGCATGTGGATTTCCTTAAACAGCTGATCACCCGTGCCGCCGATTCACACCCGCCGTTCGACCTGCAAATCAGCGGACTCGGCTCTTACCCAAACTCAAAACTGCCGCGCGTTCTCTGGGCAGGCATCCACGCCCCGGCAGACCTGGCCTCCCTGCAAAAAGCCATCGAAGCAGGCGCATCCCGCCTAGGCTATGAAAGAGACGGACGCCCCTTCTCCCCGCATCTCACCCTTGGGCGCGTCCGCCAGAACATCGACCCAGCCGCTTTGCAAAGAGTCCGCACCGCACTGGACAGCATCCAAATCAGCGCCATCGGCTCCGCCCGCATAGACTCCGTCCACTTGTATAAAAGCGAGCTGCATTCCAGCGGTTCGGTTTACACAAAACTTTTTTCCGCAGCATTAAAACAATAG
- a CDS encoding RNA polymerase sigma factor, producing MTTRTNETWLADLKSTGTSHDEALGDLREIIQKGLPYALSRWLSSDDPLFQPLVEEVTQETLLRVLGQLDTFEGRSLFTTWVHKIAIRIALTELRRKRWRDASLDELTENEDTPPPSGLLADPQASPETSAERTDMLVRVRRILDEELTPKQRQALVLLGLQDVPMEEAARRMKTNRNALYKLLHDARLRLKRRLALEDLTPQDLLTAFEQK from the coding sequence ATGACAACACGGACGAATGAAACCTGGCTTGCAGACCTGAAAAGCACAGGCACATCCCACGACGAAGCACTGGGCGATCTGCGCGAGATCATCCAAAAAGGCCTGCCCTATGCCCTCTCACGCTGGCTGTCCTCGGATGATCCCCTCTTCCAACCGCTCGTGGAGGAAGTGACACAGGAAACCCTTCTGCGCGTGCTGGGCCAGCTCGACACCTTCGAGGGACGCAGTCTCTTCACCACCTGGGTGCACAAGATCGCCATTCGGATCGCGCTGACCGAGCTGCGCCGCAAACGCTGGCGGGATGCATCCCTCGACGAGCTGACCGAGAACGAAGACACTCCGCCTCCCTCCGGCCTGCTCGCTGACCCGCAGGCTTCCCCGGAAACCTCCGCAGAACGAACGGACATGCTTGTGCGCGTCCGTCGCATACTCGACGAGGAACTCACGCCCAAACAACGTCAGGCACTTGTCCTGCTCGGCCTGCAGGATGTCCCGATGGAGGAAGCCGCCAGACGGATGAAGACCAACCGCAACGCGCTCTACAAGCTCCTGCACGATGCCCGCCTGCGCCTGAAACGACGCCTCGCCCTAGAAGACCTCACTCCGCAGGACCTTTTAACGGCCTTCGAGCAAAAGTAA
- the rsfS gene encoding ribosome silencing factor, producing the protein MVNSLEDKKGEDIVLLDLKDIVSFTDYFIICNGTSDRMIDALAKATIEDIRAKHKKKGKQQGFSRDGWVIIDYGDVVVHLFSPDQRDFYQLEELWEDGKVLLRLQ; encoded by the coding sequence ATCGTAAACTCTCTCGAGGATAAAAAGGGAGAAGACATCGTCCTGCTGGACCTGAAAGATATCGTCTCATTTACCGATTATTTCATCATCTGCAACGGCACCAGCGACCGCATGATCGATGCGCTCGCCAAGGCCACCATTGAAGACATCCGCGCCAAACATAAGAAAAAAGGCAAACAGCAGGGTTTCTCCCGTGACGGTTGGGTGATCATCGATTATGGCGATGTGGTCGTCCACCTCTTCTCTCCCGACCAGCGTGATTTCTATCAACTCGAGGAACTTTGGGAGGATGGAAAGGTATTACTTAGGTTGCAGTAA
- the ndk gene encoding nucleoside-diphosphate kinase, whose product MERTLVLVKPDGVQRGLIGEVIARFERRGLRLVGAKFIQVSQKLAETHYAEHTGKPFYDGLISYITSAPVMAMVWEGPGAVAAIRQTVGSTKPVESAPGTIRHDFALEVGRNLIHASDKVETGEREVALWFKKEEMVDWSRAVDAWVFEK is encoded by the coding sequence GTGGAACGAACGCTCGTACTTGTAAAACCCGATGGTGTGCAGCGCGGCTTGATCGGTGAAGTGATTGCGCGCTTCGAACGCCGCGGGCTTCGCCTGGTTGGCGCGAAATTCATTCAAGTCAGCCAGAAACTGGCTGAGACGCACTACGCTGAACACACAGGCAAACCCTTTTATGATGGCTTGATCTCCTACATCACGTCTGCGCCTGTCATGGCGATGGTGTGGGAAGGCCCTGGCGCAGTCGCCGCCATCCGCCAGACCGTCGGCTCGACCAAACCAGTTGAATCCGCGCCCGGCACGATCCGTCATGACTTTGCCCTCGAAGTGGGACGCAACCTCATCCACGCTTCGGACAAGGTCGAAACCGGGGAACGCGAAGTGGCTTTGTGGTTCAAAAAAGAGGAAATGGTGGATTGGTCACGTGCCGTGGATGCGTGGGTGTTCGAGAAGTAG
- a CDS encoding IS5 family transposase (programmed frameshift), with protein sequence MNYKTIAHLKGSDFKRLTGVQRETFEQMLTVIEKGLRDFGRPPKLSRADQLLMTLMYWREYRTEFHIAQSYGVSEATVCRTIRKVEEALVRSKKFRLPGKKALQASDTVFEVVLVDVSEQPVERPKKGQKRHYSGKKKRHTQKAQVMADRKSTQIITTAFSHGSKHDFQLFKDDACEFSEHLRILADAGYQGLMEFHQNSQTPFKKSKYHALTKREKQSNRSLARKRIVIEHIFRKLKVFRILSERYRNRRKRFALRFNLIAAIYNLELNSI encoded by the exons ATGAACTATAAGACAATCGCACATCTCAAAGGTAGTGACTTCAAACGGCTAACTGGCGTCCAGCGCGAAACCTTCGAGCAGATGCTCACAGTCATTGAGAAAGGGCTGCGAGACTTCGGGAGACCGCCAAAACTGAGCCGAGCCGATCAGTTGTTGATGACCTTGATGTACTGGCGAGAATATCGCACAGAATTTCATATTGCGCAATCCTATGGTGTCAGTGAAGCAACCGTTTGCCGCACCATTCGCAAGGTAGAGGAGGCCTTAGTCCGTTCAAAAAAGTTTCGTTTGCCTGGCAAAAAGGCACTCCAAGCCAGTGACACGGTGTTCGAGGTAGTGCTGGTTGATGTCAGCGAACAGCCAGTGGAACGTCCAAAAAAAG GCCAAAAACGGCATTACAGTGGCAAAAAGAAGCGTCACACCCAAAAAGCGCAGGTGATGGCTGATCGAAAAAGTACCCAAATCATAACCACCGCCTTTAGTCATGGAAGCAAACACGACTTCCAACTGTTCAAAGACGATGCCTGTGAGTTCTCTGAACATCTGCGTATTCTGGCAGATGCGGGCTATCAAGGATTGATGGAGTTTCATCAGAACAGTCAAACACCCTTCAAGAAATCCAAATACCATGCTCTGACGAAACGAGAGAAACAGAGCAATCGAAGCTTGGCACGGAAACGGATTGTGATTGAGCATATATTCCGTAAGTTGAAAGTGTTTCGCATTTTGAGCGAGAGGTATCGCAATCGTAGAAAGAGATTTGCTTTGCGCTTCAACCTGATTGCTGCTATTTACAACCTTGAACTCAACTCAATTTGA
- a CDS encoding DUF1684 domain-containing protein, whose translation MTELDVLRAEKDDFFANHPQSPLAREQKQGFKGLQYFPENDALRLEVHVDEFADKERFDMQTSTGSVQTYEKFGRFKFVVDGDEVVLTIYQSQHGFFLPFVDSLAGAETYPAGRYLEPEPLPGGRFLVDFNLAYNPYCAYNEMWSCPITPAENRLQVAIHAGEKLFHA comes from the coding sequence ATGACGGAGTTGGATGTTTTACGCGCGGAGAAGGATGATTTTTTTGCAAATCATCCGCAAAGCCCGCTCGCCCGTGAACAAAAACAGGGGTTTAAAGGTTTGCAGTATTTCCCTGAAAACGATGCATTGCGGCTTGAAGTGCATGTGGATGAATTTGCGGATAAGGAACGGTTTGACATGCAGACCTCCACCGGCAGTGTGCAGACCTACGAGAAGTTTGGCAGGTTCAAGTTTGTTGTAGATGGGGATGAAGTTGTGTTGACAATTTATCAGAGCCAGCATGGTTTCTTTTTGCCGTTCGTGGATTCCCTGGCCGGCGCGGAGACGTACCCTGCCGGACGGTACCTGGAGCCCGAGCCCCTGCCGGGCGGGCGCTTCCTGGTTGACTTCAACCTGGCCTATAATCCCTATTGTGCCTACAACGAGATGTGGTCCTGCCCGATCACCCCGGCCGAGAATCGCCTACAGGTGGCGATCCACGCCGGGGAGAAGTTATTCCATGCATGA